The genomic window AGCATTGGTCAGCTTGGGCGGTAGTTTCGCTGTGCATTTTATTACTTGGAGCCGTGTTGTCGTGTTCTTGGGCAACAATGCGCGATAGTTTTGCTTACTTACTGGCTTCAGATTTTAAAGCCTTTTTAGTGGCGGTGCTTGTGGCTTTTTTGGGGGTAGTGATTGTTTTTTGGTTACACACTTTTGCTCATCTTTTGGTAATTATTTGTGCTTTTTTATTAGCCAAGATAGATTTGCAAGCAGCCAATTTTAGCGATCGCCAAATTTTTAGAACTATATGTTTTATATCGCTATTGGGTTTATTTTTAGGCGGCTTAATTAACTATTTAATCTCAACTTTGATTTTAGAGTAAGGATTTCGGCAAAAAATCTATTTTTAAACAAAAAACCCAGCTAATTTTAAAATTAGCCGGGTTTTTTAACCGAACTGACTAAGCAGCAGCTACCGCTTCTTGAATAGGAGCAGCTTGAGGAGTGTAGACACTTACTTTTTTGCGGTCTTTGCCTTTTCTTTCAAAGGTGACAACGCCATCAATTAGCGCAAACAAAGTATCATCGCTACCGATACCTACATTATTGCCGGGGTGAAATTTAGTCCCGCGTTGACGCACAAGAATATTGCCTGCACGTACAACTTGACCGCCGTAACGCTTGACTCCTAACCTTTGGGCGTTAGAATCGCGTCCGTTACGGGTACTACCTGTTCCTTTCTTATGAGCCATAATTGTTCCTCTTTTTTAACTTTAAATAACGAGGGAGATCCCCCCTTAAAAGGGGGGGAAATATTTTTAAAAGTCTACTGAGAGAAAGACTTTTAAAATATTTTTTATTCTGCTTCAGTTTGCGCTAGTTCTTCGCTGGCGGGGATATCAGTTTCAGGAGCGGTAAACACTGCACCATTAAAACTAATGGAGTTAATCATTAGTCTAGTAACTTCTTGACGATGCCCCCGCTTTTTGCGAGTTTTCTTTTTGGGCTTCATCTTATAAACAAGCACTTTGCGGGCGCGGAAGTGCCGCATTATCGTACCTTCTACCGTTGCACCTTCAACAAAGGGCTGTCCGATGGCGATCTCGTTGTCGTTGTTGACTAATAAAACGGTTTCTAAAGTCAACGTTTCTTCCGGTTCAAGATGCAGTAATTCAATGTCGTAAAAGCGACCTGGTTCAACTCTTAGTTGTTTGCCGCCTGTTTCAATGATTGCGTAAGTCATGGGATGATTTGTAAGTTTGCCGTACAGGTAGCTGGATTTTTTTTGATAAATTCCAGCATTTGCCAAGTGTCTACCCGATCCGAGCAGAAATTAGACAGCCGATCTAGCATTATATAAGACTGCCTGAATATTTGTAAATCTTAAAAATAATTTTTATGTCTCAAGCAATGGATACCAACGCTTCAACTCGCCCAATATTCATTTTAGTTGACGGACATTCTCTAGCTTTTCGATCTTATTTTGCCTTTGCTAAAGGACGAGATGGCGGGTTAAAAACAACTACGGGTATTCCTACCAGCGTTTGTTTTGGGTTTCTCAAGTCGCTACTAGAAGTAATGACCGCTCAAAAACCCGAAGCAATGGCGATCGCCTTCGACCTAGGTTTACCGACTTTTCGCCACGAAGCGGACGATACCTATAAAGCCGATCGTCCTGGTACGCCAGAAGATTTTGTCCCCGACTTGAAGAATTTACACGAATTGCTAGAAGGCTTGAATATTCCAGTTTTAACCGCTCCCGGCTATGAAGCGGACGATATTTTAGGCACTTTAGCGGTACAAATGAGTGCGGTGGGTTACGAAGTCAAAATATTAACAGGCGATCGCGATTTGTTTCAGCTTGTAGATCCGCAAACGCATATTGGGGTCTTATATCTCAACACTACTTTTATTCAGCGTGGCGGTACAGGCCCTAGCGAATTTGGCATTGAACAAGTCCAAGAAAAGTTAGGAGTTTTACCTTCTCAAGTTGTCGATTTTAAAGCTTTGTGTGGCGATAAATCTGATAATATTCCCGGTGTGCGAGGTATAGGGGAAAAAACCGCCGCCCAATTGCTGAAAGATTACAATAACCTTGATGAAATTTACGCTTCTTTAGACCAAATCAAAAGCGCTACGCAAAAGAAGCTCATAGAAGGGAAAGACGAGGCTTACCACTCCCGTTTTATGGCGCAAATTGTGCTGAATGTACCTGTAGAACTTCAGTTAGAAGATTGCAAATTAACAGGTTTTGATAGCAGTAAATTAGAGCCAATTTTAGAAAAGCTAGAATTTAAAACCTTTTTAAGCAAAGTTAATCAACTTCAACAGCGATTTGGGGGTGTAGTGGAGGAAAAACCCGCCGTTTCTGCTCCCGTTATTGAAGAACCCGAATTTTCCAGCGATGACCTGTGGTTTTTTAGCGCCGCCGATACCGCCAAAGCCGCCGAGCAACTAATCTCGCCCATTACACCGCAAATTATTGATACAGAAGCTAAATTAAGGCAACTAATTGAGAGATTACAGACCTTTACTGATATTAATACCCCCGTTGCTTGGGATACGGAAACGACAGATTTAGAGCCAAGAGACGCGCAATTAGTAGGAATTGGTTGTTGTTGGGGTAGTGAACCAACAGAGATGGCTTATATTCCCCTTGGACACAAAGCCGGGACAAATTTAGATAGTGCGATCGCTCTAAACCAATTAAAAAGTATTTTAGAAAGTTCCAACTATCCTAAATCCTTGCAAAATGCCAAATTCGATCGCCTAGTTCTGCACTGTCAGGGCATAAACCTAGCTGGGGTTGTATTTGATACGATGCTGGCAAGCTATGTAATAGATCCAGATAGCAGCCATAATCTAAGCGATTTAAGCCAAAAATATTTAGGGATAACGGCTAAAAGCTATACAGAGTTAGTCCCCAAAGGTCAAACCATTGCCGATATAAGTATTTCCGCCGTCGCTGACTATTGCGGGATGGATGTTCATTGCACGTTTAAATTAGTACCTAAACTGAGAGCAGAATTAGCCAAAGTCCCCAATTTACACAAGTTGTTGTTAGAAGTAGAGCAACCTTTAGAGCCTGTTTTGGCACAAATAGAGTATGACGGGATTCGGATTGATTCAGAGTACCTAAAAGAACTTTCAGACAAGCTAGAGCAAGATGTAGCCGCCTTGGAAATCCAAGCTTACGCCGCCGCCGGAGAAAAATTTAATTTAGGTTCGCCCAAACAGTTGAGTGCATTATTATTTGACAAACTCAACTTAGATCGCAAAAAGTCGCGGAAGATTGCTACAGGTTATTCTACCGATGCAGCAACTTTAGAAAAACTCCAAGGAGATCACCCGGTAGTTGATGCACTTTTGGAATACAGAACTTTATCTAAATTAAAATCTACCTATGTAGATGCGCTTCCAGCTTTAGTACGCTCGGATACGGGACGATTGCATACTAATTTTAACCAAACTGTCACCTCTACCGGACGCTTATCTTCTTCTAATCCCAACTTGCAAAACATTCCAATTCGGACAGCTTTTAGTCGGTTAATTCGTAAAGGCTTTATTCCCGAAACTGGTTGGTTGATGGTAGCGGCGGATTATTCCCAAATTGAGTTGCGGATTTTGGCGCATTTATGCCAAGAACCTATATTGATTGAAGCGTACAAAGGCAACGAAGATATCC from Synechocystis sp. PCC 7509 includes these protein-coding regions:
- the rpmA gene encoding 50S ribosomal protein L27; this encodes MAHKKGTGSTRNGRDSNAQRLGVKRYGGQVVRAGNILVRQRGTKFHPGNNVGIGSDDTLFALIDGVVTFERKGKDRKKVSVYTPQAAPIQEAVAAA
- the rplU gene encoding 50S ribosomal protein L21, with protein sequence MTYAIIETGGKQLRVEPGRFYDIELLHLEPEETLTLETVLLVNNDNEIAIGQPFVEGATVEGTIMRHFRARKVLVYKMKPKKKTRKKRGHRQEVTRLMINSISFNGAVFTAPETDIPASEELAQTEAE
- the polA gene encoding DNA polymerase I; amino-acid sequence: MSQAMDTNASTRPIFILVDGHSLAFRSYFAFAKGRDGGLKTTTGIPTSVCFGFLKSLLEVMTAQKPEAMAIAFDLGLPTFRHEADDTYKADRPGTPEDFVPDLKNLHELLEGLNIPVLTAPGYEADDILGTLAVQMSAVGYEVKILTGDRDLFQLVDPQTHIGVLYLNTTFIQRGGTGPSEFGIEQVQEKLGVLPSQVVDFKALCGDKSDNIPGVRGIGEKTAAQLLKDYNNLDEIYASLDQIKSATQKKLIEGKDEAYHSRFMAQIVLNVPVELQLEDCKLTGFDSSKLEPILEKLEFKTFLSKVNQLQQRFGGVVEEKPAVSAPVIEEPEFSSDDLWFFSAADTAKAAEQLISPITPQIIDTEAKLRQLIERLQTFTDINTPVAWDTETTDLEPRDAQLVGIGCCWGSEPTEMAYIPLGHKAGTNLDSAIALNQLKSILESSNYPKSLQNAKFDRLVLHCQGINLAGVVFDTMLASYVIDPDSSHNLSDLSQKYLGITAKSYTELVPKGQTIADISISAVADYCGMDVHCTFKLVPKLRAELAKVPNLHKLLLEVEQPLEPVLAQIEYDGIRIDSEYLKELSDKLEQDVAALEIQAYAAAGEKFNLGSPKQLSALLFDKLNLDRKKSRKIATGYSTDAATLEKLQGDHPVVDALLEYRTLSKLKSTYVDALPALVRSDTGRLHTNFNQTVTSTGRLSSSNPNLQNIPIRTAFSRLIRKGFIPETGWLMVAADYSQIELRILAHLCQEPILIEAYKGNEDIHTVTARLLFEKDIVTPDERRLAKTINFGVIYGMGAQRFARETGMKATEGKVFIEKFNQTYPMVFEYLQTMQQQAIANGYVETIFGRRRYFNFTSDRLRKLHNSKIADINLDEIRGLTANDAGLLRAAANAPIQGSSADIIKVAMIQLHDILKNYQARILLQVHDELVFEVPPNEWESLQPKIKSTMENAVKLSVPLMVDVRAGNNWMETK